Genomic window (Pseudostreptobacillus hongkongensis):
TATCAGCTATAGTACCAAGTGCGACTATATCTAAAAAATCAAAAACTTCTTCAAGTCTATTTAATTTTTTAAACATAGTGTAAACTAACATAAATACGACACCAACACCTGCAAGATTAGGGAAACTATATTTATTATCTAATCTTTTAGGATTAACACAGGCATGGGATTTAGGTATATTACTAGATATATCATGGTGGTCTGTTATAACAACACGCATACCAAGTTCTTTAATATATTCAACTTCTGAATGAGAACTAATACCACAATCAACTGTTATTATTAAATCTACATTTTTACTTTTTATCTCATCTATAGCATTTTTATTTAAACCATAGCCTTCATTTCTTAAAGGAATATAGTATATGATATTACTAGCACCTAACTTTTTTAAAGATAAATACAAAATAGATGTAGAGGTAATACCATCTACATCATAATCACCGTATATACATATTTTTTTATCATTTTTAATAGCATCTTCTATTTCTAAAATTGCTAAATCTAAATCAATTAAACCTTGAGGATCTTCTAAATTTTCAAGTTTAGGATTAATAAATTTAATAATATCATTTTTTTTAGTTATACCACGATTGGCAAGTATATTTAATATATTATAATCTATAGGGATATCAAAAGGGGTTAATTTAGATTTTTTTTCTAAAAGTGACCATTTTGTTTTCATTTTTAACCTACTATCTTAAAATATCTTGAATTGTTGTTAATAATAATGGAACAAATACAACTCCATCAAAATCATCAGATGCACGTCCTTTATCAAAGATTAAAATTAAAGCATCTTCTTCTAAGTAGAATGAACTAACAGAACTCATACCTTTAAAGTGAGAATTAGTTTTAATTCCAAATTGTGCTATTCTATCATTTAATAAATTTTTTAGAGAATCAGAATTTCCAAGAACATTAGAAAGACTTAATACATCACCTGTTTTTGCATCAAATACTAAACCTTTAAATTTAACTTCATCAGAACCAGGGTTAGAATTAATAAGTACAGTTGATATAAAGGCTGAATTATTAGCTGTTAGCATAACCTCTGTAATACTATCAGTATCTTTTGTAAAGTTGTGTACTTCTCTATCTATTCTATCATTTATTTTTTTATTTAATTTAGTATTTTCTGAATTGAATACTAATAATTTATTTTTATCTTTAGTTGTTTCAGAAACTGAAAATAAAGGCTCACTACCAAATCTATATCCATTAAAAGTAAATGCGTTAGATATATTTGATATTCCTAATACTAACAGTCCTATAAGCATAAGTTTTTTTATTGAATTCATTATTTATCATCCTTCCTTTCTTTACTTTAGTATATACTAAAATAATTAAAAAATCAACAATACTAATGATAAAATAAGGGAAAGAAATGTCAACAGTAAGGATAAGAATATTAAAAAAAATAAGGAAAATATTTTGAAAATATAGTATAATAAATGAGGAGGTACTTATATATGAAAAATGAATATGGAGAAAATGTTGATATACTTTTTAATAATAATATAAAAGTAGAAAGAATAGAATCATTTTCAAATACTACAGGGTATATGTCTGATGAAAAAGATGAATTTGTTTATTTACTTGAGGGAGAGGCTATACTTGAAATATATGGTAAAGAAAGCAAGCTATACAAAGATTCATATATATTTATACCTAAAAATACAGTTCATAGAGTTACTTATACAAGTTATGATTGTAGATGGCTTTGTATATTTTTAAAAGGAGAAATATGAAAATAG
Coding sequences:
- a CDS encoding cupin domain-containing protein, with protein sequence MKNEYGENVDILFNNNIKVERIESFSNTTGYMSDEKDEFVYLLEGEAILEIYGKESKLYKDSYIFIPKNTVHRVTYTSYDCRWLCIFLKGEI